A section of the Papio anubis isolate 15944 chromosome 2, Panubis1.0, whole genome shotgun sequence genome encodes:
- the B3GNT5 gene encoding lactosylceramide 1,3-N-acetyl-beta-D-glucosaminyltransferase, whose amino-acid sequence MRMLISGRRVKKWQFIQLFATCFIGSLMFFWEPIDNHIVSHMKSYSYRYLINSYDFVNDTLSLKHTSAGPRYQYLINHKEKCQAQDVLLLLFVKTAPENYDRRSAIRKTWGNENYVWSQLNANIKTLFALGTPSPLEGEELQRKLVWEDQMYNDVIQQDFVDSFYNLTLKLLMQFSWANTYCPHAKFLMTADDDIFIHMPNLIEYLQSLEQIGVQDFWIGRVHRGAPPIRHKSSKYYVSYEMYQWPAYPDYTAGAAYVISGDVAAKVYEASQTLNSSLYIDDVFMGLCANKIGIVPQYHVFFSGEGKTPYHPCIYEKMMTSHGHLQDLQDLWKNATDPKVKTISKGFFGQIYCRLMKIILLCKISYVDTYPCRAAFI is encoded by the coding sequence ATGAGAATGTTGATTAGTGGCAGAAGAGTCAAAAAATGGCAGTTTATTCAGTTATTTGCAACTTGTTTTATAGGGAGCCTCATGTTTTTTTGGGAACCGATCGATAATCACATTGTGAGCCATATGAAGTCATATTCTTACAGATACCTCATAAATAGCTATGACTTTGTGAACGATACCCTGTCTCTTAAGCACACCTCAGCGGGGCCTCGCTACCAGTACTTGATTAACCACAAGGAAAAGTGTCAAGCTCAAGACGTCCTCCTTTTACTGTTTGTAAAAACCGCTCCTGAAAACTACGATCGACGTTCCGCAATTAGAAAGACGTGGGGCAATGAGAATTATGTTTGGTCTCAGCTGAATGCCAACATCAAAACTCTGTTTGCCTTAGGAACTCCTAGTCCACTGGAGGGAGAAGAACTACAAAGAAAACTGGTTTGGGAAGATCAAATGTACAATGATGTAATTCAGCAAgactttgttgattctttctacAATCTTACTCTGAAATTACTTATGCAGTTCAGTTGGGCAAATACCTATTGTCCACATGCCAAATTTCTTATGACTGCTGATGATGACATATTTATTCACATGCCAAATCTGATTGAATACCTTCAAAGTTTAGAACAAATTGGTGTTCAAGACTTTTGGATTGGTCGTGTCCATCGTGGTGCCCCTCCCATTAGACATAAAAGCAGCAAATACTATGTGTCCTATGAAATGTACCAGTGGCCGGCTTACCCTGACTATACAGCTGGAGCTGCCTATGTAATCTCGGGTGATGTAGCTGCCAAAGTCTATGAGGCGTCACAGACACTTAATTCTAGTCTTTACATAGACGATGTGTTCATGGGCCTCTGTGCCAATAAAATAGGGATAGTACCACAGTACCATGTGTTTTTTTCTGGAGAGGGTAAAACTCCTTATCATCCCTGCATCTACGAAAAAATGATGACATCTCATGGACATTTACAAGATCTCCAGGACCTTTGGAAGAATGCTACAGATCCTAAAGTAAAAACCATTTCAAAAGGTTTTTTTGGTCAAATATACTGCAGATTAATGAAGATAATTCTCCTTTGTAAAATTAGCTATGTGGACACATATCCTTGTAGGGCTGCGTTTATCTAA